In Musa acuminata AAA Group cultivar baxijiao chromosome BXJ3-11, Cavendish_Baxijiao_AAA, whole genome shotgun sequence, one DNA window encodes the following:
- the LOC135585320 gene encoding uncharacterized protein LOC135585320, which produces MSSKKEEKAQAAAERIKAAALSAAKGLSRAQAERAAAAAARNVNAYGQKEEGPSRWQERKEAKRQMYLMSTEKAVKLGERKDIKSSVSSAGVTSQCQKCYQAGHWTYECKNERVYISRPSRTQQLKNPKLKMTLSVSYELDNPDIGKEVRDEGRDKKEIGGKNGTKSKRKHRSGTDSDEDSSEASVFETDSESSVTGSEDSSCESSYSSSSSDSEERRRRRKKHKKRRHRRCSSSSDSSETESASDSDSDEKISRRKSRRHSRRH; this is translated from the coding sequence ATGTCGAGCAAGAAGGAAGAGAAAGCGCAGGCTGCAGCTGAACGGATCAAGGCAGCGGCACTGTCAGCTGCCAAGGGTCTTAGTCGGGCTCAAGCCGAGCGGGCTGCTGCTGCAGCAGCCCGAAATGTGAATGCCTATGGGCAGAAGGAAGAAGGACCTAGCCGATGGCAGGAAAGGAAGGAAGCAAAGCGCCAAATGTATCTGATGAGCACAGAGAAAGCTGTCAAATTGGGTGAAAGGAAGGATATCAAATCTTCCGTTTCCTCTGCTGGTGTCACCTCCCAGTGCCAGAAGTGTTATCAAGCTGGTCATTGGACTTATGAATGCAAGAACGAACGAGTCTATATTTCCCGGCCGTCAAGAACTCAGCAGCTCAAGAACCCGAAGCTGAAGATGACCCTCTCGGTGTCGTATGAATTGGACAACCCTGACATTGGGAAGGAAGTAAGGGATGAAGGGCGTGATAAGAAAGAGATCGGGGGAAAGAATGGCACAAAGAGCAAAAGAAAACACCGATCTGGTACTGATTCGGATGAGGACAGCAGTGAGGCCTCCGTGTTTGAAACAGATAGTGAGTCTTCAGTGACTGGTTCTGAAGACTCATCCTGTGAGTCTAGCTATAGCTCCAGTTCATCTGATTCAGAGGAAAGGAGGAGGCGGAGAAAGAAGCATAAGAAAAGGAGACATAGAAGGTGCAGTTCGTCTTCTGATTCGTCTGAGACCGAATCTGCTTCGGACAGTGACTCTGATGAGAAAATCAGCCGGAGGAAGAGCAGGCGACACAGCCGTAGGCATTAG